A genomic segment from Vicinamibacterales bacterium encodes:
- a CDS encoding DEAD/DEAH box helicase — MPYDSLGFDPRLEAGFRTLGFDGTRPVQGAVIPLALDGHDVIACAETGTGKTLAFAAPILELLLTEQPGYGDPAREAFTRALILAPTRELAVQIEDSLVGLTYHTPVTTAPVFGGVEMGPQERALQAGVDIIVATPGRLMDHMRHSTTDLVRVQFLVLDEADRMMDMGFWPDVQKIMSALPPDRQTLLFSATLPGEIQRMATEMLRSPKYVQVGKQGGAARTIDHQMVQVESGAKIDWLANFAKRDADGPVLVFVRTKIGADRVARHLVAKSIRAAALHADRSQQERLSAVEGFRSGKHPVLVATDIAARGLDIEGIAHVINFEVPDSPDTYVHRVGRTGRSGASGHAVTLVSPNEQRNWSAVEAAIGIRAR; from the coding sequence GTGCCGTACGACTCGCTGGGTTTCGACCCGCGCCTGGAGGCCGGCTTCAGGACGCTGGGCTTCGATGGCACGCGGCCGGTGCAGGGCGCGGTGATTCCGCTCGCGCTCGACGGCCACGACGTGATTGCCTGCGCCGAGACCGGCACCGGCAAGACGCTGGCGTTCGCGGCGCCGATCCTCGAACTGCTGCTCACCGAACAGCCCGGCTACGGCGACCCCGCGCGCGAGGCATTCACGCGCGCGCTGATCCTCGCGCCAACGCGCGAGCTCGCCGTGCAGATTGAAGATTCGCTGGTCGGCCTGACGTATCACACGCCGGTGACCACGGCGCCGGTGTTCGGCGGCGTCGAGATGGGGCCGCAGGAACGCGCGCTGCAAGCCGGCGTCGACATCATCGTCGCCACGCCCGGCCGGCTGATGGATCACATGCGGCACAGCACGACGGACCTGGTCCGCGTGCAGTTCCTCGTGCTGGACGAGGCCGACCGCATGATGGACATGGGCTTCTGGCCCGACGTCCAGAAGATTATGTCGGCGCTGCCTCCGGATCGGCAGACGCTGCTGTTCTCCGCCACGCTGCCGGGTGAAATCCAGCGGATGGCGACCGAGATGCTGCGCTCGCCGAAGTACGTGCAGGTGGGCAAGCAGGGCGGGGCGGCGCGGACCATCGATCACCAGATGGTGCAGGTCGAGAGCGGCGCCAAGATCGACTGGCTCGCCAACTTCGCCAAGCGCGACGCCGACGGCCCGGTGCTGGTGTTCGTGCGCACCAAGATTGGCGCCGACCGCGTGGCCCGGCACCTGGTGGCGAAGAGCATTCGCGCGGCGGCGCTGCACGCGGACCGCTCGCAGCAGGAACGGTTGTCGGCGGTCGAAGGCTTCCGCTCGGGCAAGCACCCCGTGCTGGTGGCCACCGACATCGCCGCGCGCGGCCTCGACATCGAGGGCATCGCCCACGTCATCAATTTCGAAGTGCCGGATTCGCCCGACACCTACGTCCATCGCGTGGGCCGCACGGGCCGTTCGGGCGCCTCCGGACACGCGGTGACGCTGGTATCGCCGAACGAGCAGCGCAATTGGAGCGCTGTGGAGGCTGCCATTGGAATCCGGGCCCGATAA
- a CDS encoding tetratricopeptide repeat protein, with protein MPELPFDPPNEPPLRGETVVFTGKLWSFGRKEARGLVEALGGSNDEDVTVRTTLLVVGAASHPDGAPDLTVLLDDTSTQNQKLRRVAQINAETPGRIRVLGEDEFCRLSGQPAVAERRTQNYGQKDILAMYPALRLDHLRYLEKCGLIKPAFKNNADTFFGFSDLTTLRQLAGELQQGATFRAALRNLQASRLGQLAFDFRLDAQPARIIDLKSHTGTGTPGTNPLGTPGTLGTLGTSGVRELSSAEQYFLMGSLLDDGTPERVEEAVKAYRRALEEDPDLVAALINLANIRYSRDELAEAQALYERAIVLDPSYFEAHFNLGNIHHDHARYGEAETSYREALALNNAYADAHFYLAVTLEKMGRSIDARAHWRAYERLAPQGEWVELAKEFSD; from the coding sequence ATGCCTGAACTGCCATTCGATCCGCCGAACGAACCACCGCTTCGCGGCGAGACCGTTGTCTTTACCGGCAAGCTCTGGTCATTCGGCCGGAAAGAAGCGCGCGGCCTCGTCGAAGCGCTCGGCGGCTCCAACGATGAAGATGTGACGGTGCGCACGACTTTGTTGGTCGTCGGCGCGGCGAGCCATCCCGATGGCGCGCCCGACCTGACCGTGCTGCTCGACGACACCAGCACCCAGAACCAGAAGCTGCGCCGAGTGGCGCAGATCAACGCCGAAACACCTGGCCGCATTCGCGTGCTCGGCGAAGACGAGTTCTGCCGCCTGTCGGGCCAGCCGGCCGTCGCCGAGCGCCGCACCCAGAACTACGGCCAGAAAGACATCCTGGCCATGTACCCGGCGCTGCGCCTCGACCACCTGCGCTACCTGGAGAAGTGCGGCCTGATCAAGCCGGCGTTCAAGAACAACGCCGACACGTTCTTCGGCTTCAGCGACCTGACCACCCTGCGCCAGTTGGCCGGCGAGCTGCAGCAGGGCGCCACCTTCCGCGCGGCGCTGCGCAATCTCCAGGCGTCGCGCCTCGGCCAGTTGGCGTTCGACTTCCGCCTCGACGCGCAGCCGGCAAGAATCATCGATCTCAAATCCCACACCGGCACTGGCACCCCTGGCACCAACCCCTTAGGCACCCCAGGCACCTTAGGCACCCTAGGCACCAGTGGCGTGAGAGAGCTATCCTCCGCCGAACAGTATTTCCTCATGGGCTCCTTGTTGGACGATGGGACGCCGGAGCGGGTGGAGGAAGCGGTCAAGGCCTATCGCCGCGCGCTCGAAGAGGATCCCGACCTGGTGGCGGCGCTCATCAACCTGGCCAACATCCGCTACTCGCGCGACGAGCTCGCCGAAGCGCAGGCGCTCTACGAGCGGGCCATCGTGCTCGACCCGTCGTATTTCGAGGCGCACTTCAACCTCGGCAACATCCATCACGACCACGCGCGCTACGGCGAAGCCGAAACGTCGTACCGGGAGGCGCTCGCCCTCAACAACGCCTATGCCGACGCGCACTTCTATTTGGCGGTGACGCTGGAGAAGATGGGCCGGTCAATTGACGCGCGCGCGCACTGGCGCGCCTACGAGCGGCTGGCGCCCCAGGGTGAGTGGGTGGAGCTGGCGAAGGAATTTTCGGACTAG
- a CDS encoding serine/threonine-protein kinase, which translates to MLAPGTRIDDRYEIIDVLGSGGMGQVYRARRLRLGDEVAIKVMQASHAAPPELRERFLRESRACAQLRHPNIVGILDFDFDASNQPYMVMELLSGPSLREEIELEAPMAPARVAAILEPVAAALQLAHDRGITHRDLKPANIVVHRYESGERVYKVIDFGLAAMKAASDETRLTDPAMFLGTLAYAAPEQVRGDAVTAATDIYALGVIAYEMLTGARPFDAGNRVTLINQMLTVRPVSPAVHRVGLSETIDRAVMRALDKNPADRWASVTDFVGALQEAAGDAGPVEPAEGAGLLARYELGGLVGRGRLGSLIYRGTHRALGVPVAIRILRRDEQPHWDAVRARFLLEARTLQVPHPGLLQVRDFGEDDQNVFLVTDFVDGPSLRQALAESGPFPWPRASALLAQALDAMSALHRRGGFIAGVNPDMIRLRVADGGTSGAANPATADKSAAGEGWPEQIVVSSAGIRSVQDVLATMREQELRGQEASEHELPYVAPEVLMGGAPNVRGDVFTIGVLAYEMVTGRQPFRAASVPELLGQMLQAKPAPPATLCADIPAAVSDAIMRAIDGAPAARFESAEALAAALRS; encoded by the coding sequence GTGCTGGCGCCGGGTACGCGGATCGACGACCGCTACGAAATCATCGACGTGTTGGGCTCCGGGGGCATGGGCCAGGTTTACCGTGCCCGCCGCCTCAGGCTGGGCGACGAGGTGGCCATCAAGGTGATGCAGGCGTCGCACGCCGCGCCGCCAGAGCTGCGCGAGCGCTTTCTGCGCGAGAGCCGCGCCTGCGCCCAGCTGCGCCACCCGAACATCGTCGGCATCCTCGACTTCGACTTCGACGCGTCCAACCAGCCCTACATGGTGATGGAGCTGCTGAGCGGCCCCAGCCTGCGGGAAGAGATCGAGTTGGAAGCGCCGATGGCGCCGGCTCGCGTCGCCGCCATTCTCGAACCGGTCGCCGCCGCCCTCCAACTGGCGCACGATCGCGGCATCACCCACCGCGACCTCAAACCCGCCAACATCGTCGTGCACCGCTACGAGTCGGGTGAGCGCGTCTACAAGGTGATCGACTTCGGGCTGGCGGCAATGAAGGCGGCCAGCGACGAAACGCGGCTGACCGATCCGGCGATGTTCCTGGGCACCCTCGCCTACGCGGCGCCCGAACAGGTCCGCGGCGATGCGGTGACGGCGGCCACCGACATCTACGCGCTCGGGGTGATCGCCTACGAGATGCTGACCGGCGCCCGGCCGTTCGACGCCGGCAACCGCGTGACCCTGATCAACCAGATGCTGACGGTCCGGCCGGTGAGCCCGGCGGTGCACCGCGTCGGCCTCTCCGAGACGATCGATCGGGCGGTGATGCGCGCGCTCGACAAGAACCCCGCCGACCGGTGGGCGAGCGTGACTGATTTCGTGGGTGCCCTGCAGGAGGCCGCCGGCGACGCCGGGCCCGTGGAGCCTGCCGAGGGTGCCGGGTTGCTCGCCCGCTACGAACTGGGTGGGTTGGTGGGCCGCGGCCGGTTGGGCAGCCTGATTTATCGCGGCACCCACCGGGCCCTTGGCGTACCCGTCGCCATCCGCATCCTGAGGCGCGACGAGCAACCGCACTGGGACGCCGTCCGCGCCCGGTTCCTGCTCGAGGCGCGCACCCTCCAGGTGCCGCACCCGGGCCTGCTGCAGGTCCGCGATTTCGGCGAAGACGACCAGAACGTGTTCCTGGTCACCGACTTCGTCGATGGCCCCAGCTTGCGGCAAGCCCTCGCGGAAAGCGGGCCGTTCCCGTGGCCGCGCGCGTCGGCGCTGCTCGCGCAGGCGCTCGACGCCATGTCGGCCCTGCACCGCCGTGGCGGCTTCATTGCCGGCGTCAACCCGGACATGATCCGCCTTCGCGTGGCCGACGGCGGCACTTCAGGCGCCGCGAACCCCGCTACGGCGGACAAGTCCGCCGCAGGGGAAGGGTGGCCTGAACAGATCGTCGTCTCTTCCGCCGGCATTCGCTCGGTCCAGGACGTGCTTGCGACCATGCGTGAGCAGGAGCTGCGCGGCCAGGAGGCCAGCGAACACGAGCTGCCCTACGTGGCGCCGGAAGTGTTGATGGGAGGCGCGCCCAACGTGCGCGGCGACGTGTTCACAATTGGTGTACTCGCCTACGAAATGGTTACCGGCCGCCAGCCATTTCGCGCCGCCTCGGTTCCTGAACTCTTGGGCCAGATGCTGCAGGCGAAACCCGCGCCGCCGGCAACTCTGTGCGCGGACATCCCCGCGGCGGTCAGCGACGCGATCATGCGGGCCATCGACGGCGCGCCGGCGGCGCGCTTCGAGTCGGCCGAAGCCCTCGCGGCGGCGCTGCGATCGTGA
- a CDS encoding FAD-dependent oxidoreductase, whose protein sequence is MSASTAPETALGIPGFTFADLHQPARLRDLHDRFVGHVQASEPELWAQWEQYRSVPEALGAVARGNLVVAMAPHVSRFITRLFGVGAEADAMVAATRAYDVLFRFKIDFVRRRALPLLKGGAHVTATAADHAFVDSALVRLKPDATGDVASGFSRIDDEMALAQLGCALLDRDEALRAGGSDADKAAVTAEIDALKRWCAAHLHDPRYRGWVAFRFPENLDYDHLVQIRRPVAAMPEQIFGPEDKLRRRQGFELTDPRFTPRETLSEIHYCVLCHERDKDTCSKGIRDKEGTVSANPLGIPMPGCPLDEKISEMHTLRKRGDAIGALAIVTVDNPMVPGTGHRICNDCMKACIYQKQEPVNIPQVETGLLTDVLKLPWGVEIYGLLTRWNPLNPKRPYALPYNGRNVLVVGLGPAGYTLSHYLLNEGFGVVAIDGLKIEPLPEDVVGTPERGALPAVGPRPIQSWSEIYRPLDERVLEGFGGVSEYGITVRWDKNFLTLIHLTLARRNKLKIYGGVRFGGALPIDEAWGMGIDHVAIAAGAGRPTIIDIKNNLIRGIRKASDFLMALQLTGAFKRDTLSNLQARLPAVVIGGGLTGVDTATELMAYYPIQVEKTLDRYEALVRDLGEARVRGMLDHEEQGILDEFLGHGRAVRVERARAAAADELPNFIEMIRGWGGVTLAYRKRLQDAPAYRLNHEEVAKALEEGISVTENVNPIEAVPDEFGHVKGMIFTRADGATVELPARTVLVAAGTVPNITYEKEHPGSFELDGKRKFFKGFRAVPEGRNPETVPEGRNFSSASSAVPAKFRLEPDANGFFTSHDTNGKFVSYYGDNHPRYNGNVVKAMASAKDGYRHVVALFEDEIAALNPAGQPSREGAWQSLVSRLDDQLLARVERVVRLTPTIIEVIVRAPLAARHFHPGQFYRLQNFERLSPHVRLDHHVSSMLMEGIALTGAWVDREKGLLSLITLEMGVSSRLCAYLKPGEPVVVMGPTGTPTEIPEGSAVLLAGGGLGNAVLFSIAKALKAQGNRVIYFAGYKNGADLFKREDIEAATDQVIWATDVGNAIEPHRPQDVHCRGNIVQAMVAYAEGQLGATVVPLKDVTRIIAIGSDRMMNAVRLARHGALQPYLDPKHVGIGSINSPMQCMMKEVCAQCLQRHVDPETGREEFIFSCYNQDQELDRVDFDNLRARLRQNSVQEKISNLWFEHLLDQAESQLVHV, encoded by the coding sequence ATGTCAGCCAGCACCGCTCCTGAAACAGCCCTCGGAATTCCCGGATTCACCTTCGCCGACCTGCACCAGCCGGCGCGATTGCGCGACCTCCACGACCGGTTCGTCGGCCACGTCCAGGCGTCGGAACCGGAGCTGTGGGCACAGTGGGAGCAGTACCGGTCCGTCCCTGAAGCGCTCGGCGCCGTCGCCCGCGGCAACCTCGTGGTGGCCATGGCGCCGCACGTCAGCCGCTTCATCACGCGGCTGTTCGGGGTGGGCGCCGAGGCGGATGCCATGGTCGCCGCCACCCGCGCCTACGACGTCCTGTTCCGCTTCAAGATCGACTTCGTGCGCCGCCGGGCGCTGCCGCTCCTCAAGGGCGGCGCGCACGTCACCGCGACGGCTGCGGACCACGCGTTTGTGGACTCGGCATTGGTCCGGCTAAAGCCGGACGCCACCGGTGATGTGGCATCCGGCTTTAGCCGGATTGACGATGAGATGGCGCTGGCGCAGCTTGGCTGCGCGCTCCTCGATCGCGACGAGGCTCTTCGCGCCGGCGGCTCGGATGCCGACAAGGCGGCGGTCACCGCCGAGATCGACGCCCTCAAGCGCTGGTGCGCCGCGCACCTGCACGACCCGCGCTACCGCGGCTGGGTCGCCTTCCGATTCCCCGAGAATCTCGACTACGACCACCTGGTCCAGATCCGGCGCCCGGTGGCGGCGATGCCGGAACAGATCTTCGGCCCCGAGGACAAGCTGCGCCGCCGCCAGGGCTTCGAGCTGACCGACCCGCGCTTCACGCCGCGCGAGACCCTCAGCGAGATTCACTACTGCGTGCTGTGCCACGAGCGCGACAAGGACACCTGCTCCAAGGGCATTCGCGACAAGGAAGGCACGGTCTCGGCCAACCCACTGGGCATTCCGATGCCGGGCTGCCCGCTCGACGAGAAGATCTCGGAGATGCACACGCTGCGCAAGCGCGGCGACGCCATCGGCGCGCTGGCGATCGTCACCGTGGACAACCCGATGGTCCCGGGCACCGGCCACCGCATCTGCAACGACTGCATGAAGGCCTGCATCTACCAGAAGCAGGAACCGGTCAACATTCCGCAGGTCGAAACCGGCTTGCTCACCGACGTGTTGAAGCTGCCGTGGGGCGTCGAGATCTACGGCCTGCTCACGCGCTGGAACCCCTTGAACCCGAAGCGGCCGTACGCGTTGCCGTACAACGGCCGCAACGTGCTGGTGGTCGGCCTCGGGCCCGCCGGCTACACGCTCTCGCACTACCTGCTGAACGAAGGCTTCGGCGTGGTCGCCATCGACGGCCTCAAAATCGAGCCGCTGCCGGAGGACGTGGTCGGCACCCCTGAAAGGGGTGCCCTACCCGCTGTCGGTCCGCGGCCGATCCAGAGCTGGAGCGAGATCTATCGCCCGCTCGACGAGCGCGTGCTCGAAGGTTTTGGCGGCGTGTCCGAGTACGGCATCACGGTGCGTTGGGACAAGAACTTCCTCACGCTCATCCACCTGACGCTGGCGCGGCGCAACAAGCTCAAGATCTACGGCGGCGTCCGCTTTGGCGGCGCCCTGCCCATCGACGAAGCGTGGGGCATGGGCATCGACCACGTCGCGATCGCGGCCGGCGCCGGTCGCCCGACCATCATCGACATCAAGAACAATCTGATCCGCGGCATCCGCAAGGCCAGCGACTTCCTGATGGCGCTGCAGCTGACCGGCGCGTTCAAGCGCGACACGCTGTCGAACCTGCAGGCGCGGCTCCCCGCGGTCGTGATCGGCGGCGGCCTGACCGGCGTCGACACCGCCACCGAGCTGATGGCCTATTACCCCATCCAGGTCGAGAAGACGCTGGATCGCTACGAAGCCCTGGTGCGCGACCTGGGCGAGGCGCGCGTGCGCGGGATGCTCGATCACGAAGAGCAGGGCATCCTGGATGAGTTCCTCGGCCACGGCCGCGCGGTGCGCGTCGAGCGCGCCCGCGCCGCCGCCGCGGACGAACTGCCGAACTTCATCGAGATGATCCGCGGCTGGGGCGGCGTCACGCTGGCCTACCGCAAGCGCCTGCAGGACGCCCCGGCCTATCGCTTGAACCACGAGGAAGTGGCCAAGGCCCTCGAGGAGGGCATCTCGGTCACCGAGAACGTGAACCCGATCGAAGCCGTGCCGGACGAGTTCGGACACGTCAAGGGCATGATCTTCACCCGGGCGGACGGTGCCACCGTCGAACTGCCCGCGCGCACCGTGCTGGTTGCCGCCGGCACCGTGCCGAACATCACCTACGAGAAGGAACACCCGGGGTCATTCGAGCTCGACGGCAAGCGGAAGTTCTTCAAGGGCTTTCGGGCGGTGCCAGAAGGGCGGAACCCGGAAACGGTGCCAGAAGGGCGGAACTTTAGTTCCGCCAGTTCCGCCGTTCCTGCGAAATTCCGCCTCGAGCCAGACGCGAACGGCTTCTTCACGTCGCACGACACCAACGGCAAATTCGTCAGCTACTACGGCGACAACCACCCGCGTTACAACGGCAACGTGGTGAAGGCCATGGCCTCGGCCAAGGACGGCTACCGCCACGTGGTGGCGCTCTTTGAGGATGAGATCGCCGCGCTCAACCCGGCCGGCCAGCCGTCGCGCGAAGGCGCCTGGCAGTCCCTGGTGTCGCGGCTCGACGATCAGCTGCTGGCCCGCGTCGAACGCGTCGTCCGTCTCACGCCGACCATCATCGAAGTGATCGTCCGCGCGCCGCTGGCGGCCCGCCACTTCCATCCGGGCCAGTTCTATCGTCTGCAGAACTTCGAGCGGTTGAGCCCCCACGTGCGGCTCGATCATCACGTGTCGTCGATGCTGATGGAGGGCATTGCGCTCACCGGGGCGTGGGTCGATCGCGAGAAGGGGCTGCTCTCCCTCATCACGCTGGAGATGGGCGTGTCGAGCCGGCTCTGCGCCTACCTCAAGCCGGGCGAACCGGTGGTGGTGATGGGGCCCACGGGCACACCCACGGAAATTCCCGAGGGCTCCGCGGTGCTGCTGGCGGGCGGCGGCCTCGGCAACGCCGTGCTGTTCTCGATTGCCAAGGCCCTCAAGGCCCAGGGCAACCGCGTGATCTACTTCGCCGGCTACAAGAACGGCGCCGACCTCTTCAAGCGCGAAGACATCGAAGCCGCCACCGACCAGGTGATCTGGGCCACCGACGTCGGCAACGCCATCGAGCCGCATCGCCCGCAGGACGTCCACTGCCGCGGCAACATCGTGCAGGCGATGGTTGCCTACGCCGAGGGCCAGCTGGGCGCGACGGTGGTGCCGCTGAAGGACGTGACCCGCATCATCGCGATCGGATCGGACCGCATGATGAACGCCGTGCGCCTGGCGCGCCATGGCGCGCTGCAGCCGTACCTCGACCCGAAGCACGTCGGCATCGGCAGCATCAACTCGCCGATGCAGTGCATGATGAAGGAAGTGTGCGCGCAGTGCCTGCAGCGCCACGTCGATCCCGAGACCGGCCGCGAGGAGTTCATCTTCTCCTGCTACAACCAGGACCAGGAACTCGACCGCGTTGACTTCGACAACCTGCGGGCGCGGCTGCGCCAGAACAGCGTCCAGGAGAAGATCTCGAACCTGTGGTTCGAGCACCTGCTGGATCAGGCTGAATCGCAACTCGTTCACGTATAA
- the thiS gene encoding sulfur carrier protein ThiS, producing MTIKLNGDPHEIPQPLSVSALLTQLDIDARRVAVELNLAVVKKAAYDSSVIKDGDEVEIVNFVGGG from the coding sequence ATGACCATCAAGTTGAACGGCGATCCCCACGAGATACCGCAGCCGCTGAGCGTGTCGGCGCTGCTCACCCAACTCGACATCGACGCGCGCCGCGTCGCCGTGGAGCTCAACCTTGCCGTGGTCAAGAAGGCGGCCTACGATTCGTCGGTCATCAAGGACGGCGACGAGGTTGAAATCGTGAATTTCGTGGGTGGCGGCTAA
- a CDS encoding thiazole synthase produces MTDSLVIAGRTFASRLIVGTGKYPSHAIMKAAHEASGADMVTVAVRRVDISRKTESLLDYIDTAKIFLLPNTAACYTAADAIRTAHLGREAGMSNWVKLEVIGDEQTLFPDNEGLLEATRVLVKDGFIVLPYTNDDPVMCRKLAEAGAAAVMPLGAPIGSGLGIQNPNNIRIIREQAKVPVIVDAGVGTASDAAVAMELGADGVLMNTAIAGATDPVMMARAMRLAVEAGRLAYLAGRIPRKSYATASSPLQGVIGS; encoded by the coding sequence ATGACTGATTCGCTGGTAATCGCGGGCCGCACCTTCGCCTCCCGCCTGATCGTAGGCACCGGCAAGTACCCGTCGCACGCCATCATGAAGGCCGCGCACGAGGCCTCGGGCGCCGACATGGTGACGGTGGCGGTGCGCCGCGTCGACATCTCGCGCAAGACCGAATCGCTGCTCGACTACATCGACACTGCGAAGATCTTCCTGCTCCCCAACACCGCGGCCTGCTACACCGCGGCCGACGCGATCCGGACCGCGCACCTCGGGCGCGAGGCCGGGATGTCGAACTGGGTGAAACTCGAAGTGATTGGCGACGAGCAGACGCTGTTCCCCGACAACGAAGGGCTGCTCGAGGCCACGCGCGTGCTGGTGAAGGACGGCTTCATCGTGCTGCCCTACACCAACGACGACCCGGTGATGTGCCGCAAGCTGGCCGAGGCGGGCGCGGCGGCGGTGATGCCGCTCGGCGCGCCGATCGGCTCGGGACTCGGGATTCAGAACCCGAATAACATCCGCATCATCCGCGAGCAGGCCAAGGTGCCGGTGATCGTGGATGCCGGCGTGGGCACCGCGTCCGACGCCGCGGTGGCGATGGAGCTGGGCGCCGACGGCGTGCTGATGAACACAGCAATTGCCGGCGCGACCGACCCGGTCATGATGGCGAGGGCGATGCGGTTGGCGGTCGAGGCCGGCCGGCTGGCCTACCTGGCGGGCCGCATCCCCAGGAAGTCGTACGCGACCGCGAGCAGCCCGCTGCAGGGCGTCATCGGATCCTGA